The following coding sequences are from one Bradyrhizobium sp. WSM471 window:
- a CDS encoding F0F1 ATP synthase subunit epsilon, whose translation MATFHFDLVSPEKLAFSGEVDQVDIPGVEGDFGVLAGHAPVVAAIRPGILTVTTGGKHEKIIVLGGIAEVSDKGLTVLADVATSLAELDRAQFAATVSEMEEGLKEHEGDEFDQAIARLDHFKSIQHELNTTAMH comes from the coding sequence ATGGCCACCTTCCACTTCGATCTCGTCTCGCCGGAAAAGCTCGCCTTCTCGGGCGAGGTCGACCAGGTCGATATCCCCGGCGTCGAGGGTGACTTCGGCGTGCTGGCGGGACATGCGCCGGTCGTGGCCGCGATCCGGCCCGGCATTCTCACCGTGACCACCGGCGGCAAGCACGAGAAGATCATCGTGCTCGGCGGTATCGCCGAAGTGTCCGACAAGGGCCTCACCGTGCTCGCCGACGTCGCGACCTCGCTGGCCGAGCTCGACCGCGCCCAGTTCGCCGCGACCGTCTCGGAGATGGAAGAGGGATTGAAGGAGCATGAGGGCGACGAGTTCGATCAAGCCATCGCCCGGCTCGACCACTTCAAGAGCATCCAGCACGAGCTCAACACCACGGCTATGCACTAA
- a CDS encoding RNA pyrophosphohydrolase encodes MSTEKPYRPNVGIALFNADGRVLIGHRFKGDGPEIILPGLDWQMPQGGVDEGEDLRDAALRELWEETSVKSATYLGETDWLTYEFPPYDGPQTHRLAKFRGQRQKWFALRFTGKDDEIDPLTPRNGQPAEFDAWRWERLDRVADVVVPFRRHVYSAVAQQFAPFAN; translated from the coding sequence ACCGTCCCAATGTCGGAATCGCGCTGTTCAATGCGGATGGCCGCGTGCTGATCGGGCATCGCTTCAAGGGCGACGGACCCGAGATCATCTTGCCGGGCCTGGACTGGCAGATGCCGCAGGGCGGCGTCGACGAGGGCGAGGATTTGCGCGATGCCGCGCTGCGCGAGCTCTGGGAAGAGACCAGCGTCAAGAGCGCAACCTATCTCGGCGAGACCGACTGGCTGACTTACGAGTTCCCACCTTACGACGGACCGCAGACGCATCGGCTGGCGAAATTCCGCGGACAGCGCCAAAAATGGTTCGCGCTGCGCTTCACCGGCAAGGATGACGAGATCGATCCGCTGACGCCGCGCAACGGACAGCCCGCCGAGTTCGACGCCTGGCGCTGGGAGCGGCTCGACCGTGTCGCCGATGTCGTGGTGCCGTTCCGCCGCCACGTCTACAGCGCGGTGGCGCAGCAATTTGCGCCGTTCGCAAACTAA